The following nucleotide sequence is from Triplophysa rosa unplaced genomic scaffold, Trosa_1v2 scaffold145_ERROPOS65242, whole genome shotgun sequence.
GTTGACCACCTGCTGAACCTCTGGAGGTAGACTGCAGCTAGAGTGCTCCAGGAATTTTGCCACCAGCACTTTGGTGTCTTTGTAAGTTTTGAGGTCTGCAAGAGATTGTGGGCGCTCTGTAGATGGTGAAACAGGGAGGTGAGGTTTGAGTCGAATGTCAGATTTTACATCCTTCTGTTTCTTTCCCCCTTGGCTACCATGTTTGGCAGATGGCGGTCGGACGTTCTCAGAGAGCTCCATACATGCTGTGCAGAATAATGCATTAGTATTTCTCCTCTTATAACAATACTTCCAATATTGTTGGTGAATGAATTGCTAAGaatatacactgcccgtccaaaaaaaaagtcaccacctggatttaactaagcaaatagGTAAGAGTCTAccattggattggaggtctaggttcagcaacgttatgtgcccaaagaatgaggtcagcagactacctgaatatactgaatgaccaggtttTTCCATTAATTAgttttttcttccctgatggcacgggcaaattcttccaagatgacaatgccaggattcatcgggctcaaattgtgaaagagtggttcagggagcatgagacatcataCGGGCAGTGTATTTCATGGaaatatgaaacaaaatatttaaggtGGTTACCTTGATCACAGGGAGTCTGTGGGGAGTCCTCGGGTGGATGGTTAGCAGCACAGCGATCACCTGGAGGTAAATTCATTCACTTAGTTCTCAAGCTAATTGCCAACGGCTTATTACAATAGTTTTAAAAGGTTGTACATGTCAGTTTGTAAGTTACACATATATTCAAATAACAGTAAGAGAGACTCACGTACTTCTAGATATGGAAGTACAGGACAATGGTTCACTAGTGGAGCGCACAATCCTCGCAAGTTTCCTGTACCCTCTGGTGGCACGCAGCGTGCGTGGACGCTCGTGGGGGCTTGAGCTGCTGAGGACTGAGGTAGCATTTGGCTGTGGAGCCACAGAGGAAGAAGCAGATGAGGACCAGACACTGAAGCATAGTCGTGTACCCCGCAGCTGACCGGTGGGTGATGGGGAGGTGCAGGCAGAGGGTGTAAGTGCAGAAGTTGCACCTGCAGCGGAAGTCACTGCAGAGTTGGAAGCACTGGAGCATGGAGCGTTTGAAGGAAAAAGGAGGGTTAGCTTCTTATTGGTTCTTTCTCTGTGCTGTGTTCGAGACTTGGATTTCAGACTTGTATTCTCCTCCTTGTCAAGGCCACTGACAGCATCAGGTGACAATTGGGGCGACTGGGGCTTCGAATCCTGCACGACAGAAGACTCTCTGTAGTCAAAGTGGGCACGGGCCTGTCGCCTCAGGTTAGAGCGGGTGCTGTGTTCCAGGCTTGTGCAGCTGCCGCCAGTGGCTACGATGGGTAATGGGCCATATGGAGAGGAATCAGAGCCCTGGACCTCTAGAGAACACAGATCTTCAGATGAACTGTGATCAGGGATGTCTGCAGTTTCTGACACCATGAGGGAAGTACTATCAACGGAGGCTAcgggaaacacacacacagaacaaaaGCTGAGTTTTGAAAAGTGTGCTTTTTGATAGGGTGTAACTGTaatgacttaaaaaaatgacatcatcatctaATAGGCAGACTACCtagcatagtaggaaacatgacaatggttgtcaaaagtgccccagaactgtttgctttcctacattcttcaaaatatcttcttcaaaagaacaaagacatttttccaactatgggagtcaatggtggccgagaactgtttggttacaagcattctttaaaatatctttctctgttttcatcagaacaaagacgtttatacagatttgaaacaagtTGAGGGTGAGtttataatgacagaattgttattttcgggtgaattgttcctttaaaaatgcTCCTGCAGCTTCCTCACCCTGAGTGCTAATGCCAGCTGTGGTGTTCCTGTCACAGAGACTTGACTCAGTGGCCTGTTGTTCAAGACTGGTGGTGATCTGAGTGAGAATAGAAAAAAAGACCCTAAACATTTTAGTTAAAATTTCCAACATGCACATTAAAGTTTTTAATGTAACCTTCCGGGGAAGATGGTGATTGAAAATTGTTTTCCACCTGAGGATGATAACAAAAATCTGGAAAAGGAGGAGAATCAGACAGCAGAACATCTAACACTGAGGAGTCTGCTGCAGCCCGACATCTGGCATCACagcagcgggttaaagataaaataaCATGCTACTACCAGCAGAGGGCTCTTTAAGATCACATTTGCTCCTCATTCTCAACATGCTGTGGTTTGAAACAAGCTTTGTAACACCATTGAACAAAAACACCTATGAAGTGAACTTATCCTGTATACAAAGagcaaatttaaaaaaacatggctTACAATGTGAAGAATATGATGGATCTATTGTGAGCTATAATCAGTACTCTCAAAATAGCGTTGTGATAAATACAAAATTCCTCTTAACAATTTCCTTTGGGTCTCTTTCTACTGCTGTTACCCTTTTAAAGCCTCTCAATCCGAAATTGGTCCACTGATTGAACTGAACTCGCTGCTTTGTTTGCAGATGGTTATCAAAAGCTTCACATGAGAAATGTCTAAAATCAAAGAAACCTTTTGGAACTCCATCCTTTTTAATCACAGATTCCTCTAGGTAGCAAACAAATCTTCAAAACAGCAAATAATAACAGGTTCAGGCGCTGGATTCTAAAGGTCTGCTGGTTCTTTATGGATCTCTTTGCAAAGAGGAAAGCTCTTGTTCCCTTTCATGAGGCCAAAAAGAGAAATGTGATGAAAATCATTGTTCAAATACAGACCCTGCTCTCACTGTAGAAAgctcatttcttttaaatggaAGGAATTCCTCCCTGTACTGCTGATGTGTTCCAGAAAATATTATAATCCATTATACAAAGGCacttgtattaatttctttcagCACTCAAGTGCAGCGAAGGAACTTTTGACACAAATGAAAGAGAGCCTAACTGAAGAGGAGGAACATTGCTGAATCTGAGGTATGCTAATGCAAAGAGTGAAAAGATATAGGGGCGGATATACTGGAGCTAGTTGTCAATTAAAAGcaatacttttaaaaaacattttttgggtAAAGCCAATTTCCATACAGATGGCAAATTCTTGAAGAAAGCCACTGAACATTTTTATGACTAAACCTTCTTATTTCTATTATGGAAAGTCTAGAGAAAATCTGACATGTATGAAAAATACTTTAACATAAAATGTATGTGCACTTGaaaccagcacaaaaaacaTAGCTAAATAAAGCACATATTTGTATTATTGGACTTTATGACAATTTTaatgttgtatttaaaaaaaagatatgaTATGCTATTATAACCTTTGTGTCAACTACCAGTCCAAATGCTAAGCAATCAAAAAATGGCCAAACTTATTTCTATCCTATTGTAAGGTTAAATCACAGCACTGATGGTAATCTgtgacaccaaaacaaactgaaaCTATTCATAATTCTATTATGTGTCACTTTTTTGCTGTTCTCTTAGATAAAGCCCACAGAATGCACTGACAAATGGAATCAACTTGAGGAAAATATTGGGTCTGTTTTTAATGGTCAAAAGTGTCAGATCATCTATTACAATCAAGGTCACGTACTACAAACTGGAGTGACtgacacaaactctttgatcttgATTCTTTCAGAATGCCATATTTTGTTAGTTGCCTCCTATGATGAATTGGTTTATCTTCCAATTATGTTTTCCATCTTCTTCATTTGTTGCAATGTAAATACTATATTAAGAAGGAATCCCATTGCTTCTTACCTGACTAGCAGGTGTCAGTCCCACGACAGATTCATATGGTGGTGGCAGCTCGGATGGATACAGAGCTCCAGGGCTGTTAATAGGTACTCCATAAATGGCACTGAAGGGAGAGTGTGGAAAATCCAGATGCAACCCTCTAATGGACAGAGATGGTAAAACATGATTACAACACAGTGTCAACGTTTTAACAGATTTGGCTGTACAATGTTGGCCAGACAGCAGTATAAAAAATATGTCCGGCCATTCAGGAACTGGGGAAACTGTTTCGTCTTTTCTCCGATGTATCCAACCCATCATCTATGTTCTGGGTTCACTCATTTAATTAACCAGCCTCCCCCTCTCATATATTGAAGTGAAGGGGTCTGTGTATCTTCATATGTTTCCCTGTGCATTATGACATCATCGCCTGTAATGTGAAGCACCCAGTGCATGTGCAGGGTGAATCTCTCTGCGTTTACTGCTTTGTTGACACATTAGTGTGGCGGCGGGCTAAACGGCCTCATCAGCACGTTTTTTATGATGAGATGGTGGGCAGAGTGTCTAACAGCGCGAGACACAGAAATCAATGGTGGATTTACACCAGGACAGGGACACTGCTGCTCCATAATGTGGGTTGTCAGGGCACTGTGCATTAAAGCCATACAATTACACACAGGGTGGTTGTTTTTTCCAGAGGGCAATAGGTCTGAATTcccataaaaaaagaaactgcaTTTTATTGATGATGGTTTGCATAATTATTCAACCGGACACTGTTGTACCTCTCTATGAATCAATCTATTCACAAAAACCTCTCTTCTTTAGAGGGCAGGACAGTCTAAAATGTATTCTCTATTTTCTATCACAAGTATTAGGTTAATTCAGGTCAACTGGAATTCGAGCAGTTGTCCTTGTGCATGCAAGTTTTTGTCCATGTGTGCGGATTTACCTCTGGCCCTCCATCATGGGTGTGCAGGTGTACTCTGGAGGGTAATAGGGGGGAGGAGGGATGGGTGGGATGAACTCATCGAAGTCCAGTGTCTGGTGTAAGATGGTACCGTGAGGGGTCATACAGTCCGCACTCAAGGCTCGTGCTCTGTGTGGCATAAACTAATAAAACAGAAGATATACTTTGGTATAACATAACTATATTCACTCCCATCTCTGCCCTAAAAGATTTGTTTTCTAGACTGGACAGCTGTAACAGTTGTGATTTCTTCCATTGCCACTTTGTGCCCTCTGTTGAAACGAATCCCACTACTGTTCCGGCGGTTCACTCAGCCACAGCCATGCTAATGTAACTCATCTCAATTCATCTCTCTGTGCCCATTCCTCCGCTGCAGCCACCCAGCAGGCTGTGCAATTTATTGTCTAGCCTATAAACTCCACAAAGCCCACtcttaaacaatattaaaacttTATGTACCAcaattttattttctctcataAAATAGGCCAGCTGAAAAAGACAGATTCACTGAATGGAAAAGATGATACTGTGGATCCGCTGTTATTTTGCCCATTGTCCTCTCTTCATTGAgcaatgtaacatttttagttttatcCTCATCTGAAGAAAacgtttttacagttttatactTGAGGAAATAAATTGTACTTTTAAgattgtttaattttgtttaacttTAATGTAAAGTTATCAAGAATGACAAATGTGCCCCAAAATGCTGTAAACGTGCTCCAAAAGTTCTTTCGTGAGAACTTTTACATATTTCTGCATAAAGCCCAAGACCTCTTTTGTACAACTACAGTCAAATGAGCCAGCAActataacaaaaaatacttcGAGCACCTTTAATGGCTGTTTGCCCTAACATTTTAGATCGGAAAGGTCAAAAGATCAATATTAATTTCTGGACTTAAAACTGTAAGACATCAGGGCACTAGTAGATTTGATTCTATTGTAAAAGCAATGGTTCATTGTGAAGCATTGCATGTCATTCAGAGCGCAAAAATATCACCAAATCCACAGTGCTGTTTTGCTTTGAAATAGTTTTACGCCCCTAATGACAAATACTTTTGTCAATATAAGGTACATTCAATAATAAAACCTAATTAGATTAAATTGCCCTTTATTTTAATGGATTCCAATACACGCCATTTCTCTGTATTTCTGCTATAGTTGTACTATGTTATGTTCACTTGTCTGATGTTTTCTCCATGATGTAATTGGAAAATTTTATGTGAACATCATTAACACAACTagaaagacacacacacgcccacatgcacacacacgggcgagcacacacacacacatgtttgtgaggacatacattgatgcaatgcaatctctagcccgttaccctaaccctagaactacatgcctgaccctgacccttaccctaaacctaacctaaaCCTAACtataacctaaaccctaaaaccaagtcttcaccctcaaacagccctttaaaggggtctctggaagtgaggaccggcCTAAATGTCCTCACTctactctccttgtcctcacaccgctggtctGCTCAAACCGGTCttcacaaatatagatgtacaagtacacacacgcacacacacacacgcacgcacgcacgcacgcacgcacgcacgcacgcacacacacacacacacacacacacacacacacacgcgcgcacacacacacacgcgcgcacacacacacacacacacacacacacacgcgttaTATGGGCCACACTTACCATCTGTAGTAAATCAGTAGAAACCATTTGCATACAGCACACGGCTGTGGCCAGAGCACACACAATGGTGGAGATAACATTCAGTGCACACACGCTAAAAAGCAGCTCCtgg
It contains:
- the fam189a1 gene encoding protein ENTREP2, translated to MLLSAVCVMLNLAGAILSCQNAQLVNSLEDCQLIKFDSDGVCVCCELEHLRSTCNNLGETLKLNPLRDCNTIRLRLKELLFSVCALNVISTIVCALATAVCCMQMVSTDLLQMFMPHRARALSADCMTPHGTILHQTLDFDEFIPPIPPPPYYPPEYTCTPMMEGQRGLHLDFPHSPFSAIYGVPINSPGALYPSELPPPYESVVGLTPASQITTSLEQQATESSLCDRNTTAGISTQASVDSTSLMVSETADIPDHSSSEDLCSLEVQGSDSSPYGPLPIVATGGSCTSLEHSTRSNLRRQARAHFDYRESSVVQDSKPQSPQLSPDAVSGLDKEENTSLKSKSRTQHRERTNKKLTLLFPSNAPCSSASNSAVTSAAGATSALTPSACTSPSPTGQLRGTRLCFSVWSSSASSSVAPQPNATSVLSSSSPHERPRTLRATRGYRKLARIVRSTSEPLSCTSISRSDRCAANHPPEDSPQTPCDQACMELSENVRPPSAKHGSQGGKKQKDVKSDIRLKPHLPVSPSTERPQSLADLKTYKDTKVLVAKFLEHSSCSLPPEVQQVVNSIKCVIKSDEKHMEEAIFSASIIDQLMTHSQKIMGSPRKLAHGDLHLQSCGALSSPSSSLRRSPRETRQRDVSATLDHQSPHHPQSLISVCRETTL